The Corynebacterium camporealensis genome contains a region encoding:
- the rpmI gene encoding 50S ribosomal protein L35: protein MKQKTHKGTAKRIKVSGSGKLLRNQAGKRHLNESMTSKRRRNLKGDASVAQADVKRVNRLLGRS, encoded by the coding sequence ATGAAGCAGAAGACCCACAAGGGCACCGCTAAGCGCATCAAGGTCAGTGGCTCCGGCAAGCTGCTGCGCAACCAGGCCGGCAAGCGCCACCTGAACGAGTCCATGACCTCCAAGCGTCGTCGCAACCTGAAGGGCGACGCCTCTGTTGCTCAGGCTGACGTCAAGCGCGTCAACCGCCTGCTCGGCCGCTCTTAA
- the rplT gene encoding 50S ribosomal protein L20, with translation MARVKRSVNAKKKRRAILKSAKGYRGQRSRLYRKAKEQWLHSMTYAYRDRRARKSEFRKLWIQRINAAARMNDITYNRLIHGLRLAEIEVDRKILAELAVNDFEAFSALCEAAKAALPEDVNAPKAA, from the coding sequence GTGGCACGAGTAAAGCGCTCAGTTAACGCCAAGAAGAAGCGCCGCGCGATTCTGAAGTCCGCCAAGGGTTACCGCGGCCAGCGTTCCCGCCTGTACCGCAAGGCCAAGGAGCAGTGGCTGCACTCCATGACCTATGCGTACCGCGATCGTCGCGCTCGCAAGTCGGAGTTCCGCAAGCTGTGGATCCAGCGCATCAACGCCGCTGCCCGCATGAACGACATCACTTACAACCGCCTCATCCACGGCCTGCGCCTGGCTGAGATCGAGGTCGACCGTAAGATCCTGGCTGAGCTGGCCGTTAACGACTTCGAAGCATTCTCCGCACTGTGCGAGGCCGCCAAGGCTGCACTGCCGGAGGACGTCAACGCTCCGAAGGCTGCCTAA
- a CDS encoding TM2 domain-containing protein: MTNPENNGNSQPYGSDDSLSNDWNSSYQGNQQGGSPFQQNQQPYPQYQQNPQNQQAMQPYQQQGQQQYQQQNYGNAQQKSWIAALLLCFFLGSWGVHNFYLGNTTKGVVQLVMWILGMLTVWFIVGALLLFPLYIWVIVEFIMLIVGANGYDRDARGIPLSR; the protein is encoded by the coding sequence ATGACGAACCCCGAAAACAACGGCAATAGCCAGCCTTACGGCAGCGACGATTCTCTCTCGAACGACTGGAACTCGTCCTACCAGGGCAACCAGCAGGGGGGTTCTCCGTTCCAGCAAAATCAGCAGCCTTACCCGCAGTACCAGCAGAACCCGCAGAATCAGCAGGCTATGCAGCCCTACCAGCAACAGGGTCAGCAGCAGTACCAGCAGCAGAACTACGGCAATGCTCAGCAGAAGTCCTGGATCGCTGCTTTGCTGCTGTGCTTCTTCCTCGGTTCTTGGGGCGTGCACAACTTCTACCTGGGTAATACCACTAAGGGTGTTGTCCAGCTCGTGATGTGGATCCTTGGCATGCTTACCGTCTGGTTCATCGTCGGAGCTCTGCTTCTTTTCCCGCTCTACATCTGGGTTATCGTCGAGTTCATCATGCTCATCGTTGGTGCCAATGGCTACGACCGCGACGCTCGCGGTATCCCGCTTTCCCGCTAA
- a CDS encoding HNH endonuclease signature motif containing protein: MNKLDALAQAFTAPMETLSEVAALTNAHLQNLGFPRKFSRELLTLSDIYFGETPYTQLQAKSRNTPHDLSTLQEIEKKARRIKKHVDRYKFRIACADVPASKIGTVAKRFIDPPKPPEDGTALTRSKTDKWTYRLTGDSELIAQLRDMFPTIESVREFLRSGKVQGTGVTTHVVINLDELDKIVDGQGDDIVLQMTNGAKITGAQLVQQMFTDHGYATLIHPVEGPVNLYRTQRTASFKQRTMAKAENPVCPWIHCLKGADECQVHHIVAWKYGGETNASNLTTACDHHNGRNDDGNERRNGKLLRIRGKVEWVPPWAY, encoded by the coding sequence ATGAACAAATTAGATGCACTTGCTCAAGCGTTCACCGCGCCTATGGAGACTCTCTCCGAGGTCGCGGCGCTGACTAATGCGCATCTACAGAATCTAGGTTTCCCACGGAAATTCTCCCGCGAGCTCCTCACCCTCTCGGACATTTATTTCGGAGAGACCCCGTATACCCAGCTTCAAGCCAAGTCCCGCAACACTCCACACGACCTGTCCACCCTGCAAGAGATTGAAAAGAAGGCCCGGCGTATCAAGAAGCACGTGGACCGTTACAAGTTCCGCATTGCCTGCGCCGATGTGCCAGCCAGCAAGATCGGCACCGTGGCCAAGCGGTTCATTGACCCGCCGAAGCCACCAGAAGACGGGACTGCTTTAACCCGCTCCAAGACCGACAAGTGGACCTACCGCCTCACCGGCGATTCAGAGTTGATTGCCCAGCTTCGCGATATGTTCCCCACCATCGAGTCCGTGAGAGAATTCTTGCGCAGCGGCAAAGTACAAGGCACCGGTGTGACCACCCATGTGGTCATCAACCTCGACGAGCTCGACAAGATCGTGGACGGCCAGGGCGATGACATCGTCCTCCAGATGACCAATGGCGCCAAAATCACCGGCGCCCAGCTTGTGCAGCAGATGTTTACCGACCACGGCTACGCCACCCTCATCCACCCGGTCGAAGGCCCGGTCAACTTGTATCGCACTCAAAGAACGGCAAGTTTCAAACAAAGAACCATGGCGAAGGCCGAAAACCCGGTCTGTCCGTGGATACATTGCCTCAAAGGTGCCGATGAGTGTCAGGTCCACCACATAGTGGCCTGGAAATACGGCGGAGAAACCAACGCCTCAAACTTAACCACAGCCTGTGACCATCACAACGGAAGAAACGATGATGGAAACGAACGAAGAAACGGCAAACTCTTAAGAATCAGAGGCAAGGTCGAATGGGTCCCACCGTGGGCCTACTGA
- a CDS encoding TM2 domain-containing protein, whose product MSYQNTVPQYQQSKSWIATMLLCFFLGTFGIHNFYLGNRLRGICQLVLNGVGWLFSFILIGYPMLWLLWAWVLVEFVLIILRTGGYGSDSDGVPLR is encoded by the coding sequence ATGAGCTATCAAAATACTGTCCCGCAATACCAGCAGTCGAAGTCGTGGATTGCGACGATGCTGCTGTGTTTCTTCCTGGGTACTTTCGGTATCCACAACTTCTATCTGGGTAACCGTCTGCGCGGTATTTGCCAGCTGGTGCTCAATGGTGTGGGTTGGCTGTTTAGCTTCATTCTGATTGGATACCCAATGCTGTGGCTGCTCTGGGCATGGGTCCTGGTGGAGTTTGTGCTGATTATTCTGCGCACTGGTGGCTACGGTTCGGACTCGGACGGCGTGCCGCTGCGCTAG
- a CDS encoding TrmH family RNA methyltransferase, whose protein sequence is MDFSAAFTERTPRIVNAAKLHRANARKKTDRFLIEGENAVDAAVSTGATTDVFATEKAAERFGEILNVAEMMDAYVHPITDKAAKSLSDTNTTTGLFAVCKPVLWSPGKILAGKPSLVSVPVLTSEPGNAGTLIRTSDAMGADGVIFAGDTVDPLGAKVVRASAGSLFHVPVARERNIKDVLGQLRAAKLQVLATAPDGEVDLSEVDLSQPTAWLFGNEAHGLGEELLGEADLRVRIPIRGRAESLNLATAASICLYASAQAQSQ, encoded by the coding sequence ATGGATTTTTCTGCTGCCTTTACTGAACGCACACCGCGCATTGTTAATGCGGCTAAGCTGCATCGAGCCAATGCGCGTAAGAAAACGGATCGCTTTCTCATTGAGGGGGAAAACGCGGTAGACGCGGCGGTGTCGACGGGGGCGACCACCGACGTGTTTGCTACCGAAAAGGCGGCGGAACGTTTCGGGGAGATTCTCAACGTCGCTGAGATGATGGATGCGTACGTCCATCCGATTACTGACAAGGCGGCGAAGTCGCTGTCGGATACCAATACCACCACTGGGCTGTTTGCTGTGTGCAAGCCGGTGTTGTGGAGTCCAGGCAAGATTTTGGCCGGTAAGCCGTCGTTGGTCTCAGTGCCGGTGCTCACCAGTGAACCGGGCAACGCCGGTACTTTGATTCGAACCTCGGATGCGATGGGCGCAGATGGCGTTATCTTTGCCGGCGATACGGTGGATCCGCTGGGGGCGAAGGTGGTGCGGGCATCGGCAGGCTCGCTGTTCCATGTGCCCGTGGCGAGAGAACGCAACATTAAGGATGTGCTGGGACAGCTGCGCGCGGCGAAACTGCAGGTTTTGGCCACCGCACCCGATGGGGAAGTAGACCTCTCCGAGGTGGATTTGAGCCAGCCCACGGCATGGTTGTTTGGCAACGAAGCCCACGGGCTGGGTGAGGAGCTGTTGGGGGAGGCTGACCTGCGGGTTCGCATCCCGATTCGGGGCCGTGCGGAGTCGCTGAACTTGGCCACGGCGGCTAGCATCTGCTTGTATGCCTCCGCTCAGGCGCAGAGTCAATAG
- the pheS gene encoding phenylalanine--tRNA ligase subunit alpha, protein MRHVSDTPEIELTEAALSAAADKAIAAFNAATNLEELGAARREHLGDKGYIPQARQSLGQLPKAERKDAGRAVNMARGKAEKCFAQVQRELEEKARQEQLRAETVDVTVPTTRAQTGALHPITALSERIADIFIGMGWEIAEGPEVEAEYFNFDALNFLPDHPARTLQDTFHVSSESSKQVLRTHTSPVQVRTMLERDVPLYIACPGRVFRTDELDATHTPVFHQVEGLAVDKGLTMAHLRGTLDHLAKVLFGPETRTRMRTNYFPFTEPSAEVDVWFPNKKGGAGWIEWGGCGMVNPNVLRAVGLDPEEYTGFAFGMGLERTLQFRNGLTDMRDMVEGDVRFTLPFGVQA, encoded by the coding sequence ATGAGGCACGTGTCAGATACCCCTGAAATCGAATTGACCGAAGCCGCCCTGAGTGCAGCCGCCGACAAGGCCATCGCCGCGTTTAATGCGGCCACCAATCTCGAGGAACTGGGCGCTGCCCGCCGTGAGCACTTAGGCGATAAGGGCTACATCCCGCAGGCCCGCCAGTCCTTAGGCCAGCTGCCGAAGGCCGAGCGCAAGGACGCCGGCCGTGCGGTGAATATGGCCCGCGGTAAGGCTGAGAAGTGCTTCGCGCAGGTACAGCGTGAGCTGGAGGAGAAGGCTCGTCAGGAGCAGCTGCGTGCAGAAACTGTCGATGTCACCGTGCCGACCACCCGCGCACAGACCGGCGCCCTGCACCCGATTACTGCGCTGTCTGAGCGCATTGCCGACATCTTTATCGGCATGGGCTGGGAAATCGCCGAAGGCCCCGAGGTCGAAGCAGAGTACTTCAACTTCGATGCACTGAATTTCCTCCCCGACCACCCGGCTCGTACGCTGCAGGATACGTTCCACGTGTCGTCGGAAAGCTCTAAGCAGGTGCTGCGTACGCACACCTCCCCGGTGCAGGTGCGCACCATGCTCGAGCGCGACGTGCCGCTGTACATTGCCTGCCCAGGCCGTGTGTTCCGCACCGATGAACTCGATGCCACCCATACTCCGGTCTTCCACCAGGTGGAGGGTTTGGCCGTGGACAAGGGCCTGACGATGGCCCACCTGCGCGGCACCCTGGACCACCTCGCGAAGGTGCTCTTTGGCCCGGAGACTCGCACCCGCATGCGTACTAACTACTTCCCGTTCACCGAGCCTTCCGCTGAGGTCGACGTCTGGTTCCCGAACAAGAAGGGCGGCGCCGGCTGGATCGAGTGGGGCGGCTGCGGCATGGTCAACCCGAACGTCCTGCGTGCCGTGGGCCTGGACCCAGAGGAGTACACCGGTTTCGCATTCGGCATGGGCTTGGAGCGCACCCTGCAGTTCCGCAATGGCCTGACCGACATGCGCGACATGGTCGAAGGCGATGTCCGATTCACCCTGCCGTTTGGCGTGCAGGCTTAA
- the pheT gene encoding phenylalanine--tRNA ligase subunit beta: MLISQNWVTRLLSENNPGWKVSAEELDAGYVRVGFETEGYESLPEIDGPLVIGQVVEIEELTQFKKPIRYCQVNVGDANGTGELQGIICGARNFRLNDYVVVALPGCELPGGFKISARETYDHISNGMMCSAAEIGMADKSDGIIALGDEFAYHIGEDARPLIGMDDTVFDVNITPDRGYALSARGLTREIASAFDLDYRDLADQGVTEPNAALIDVDLREETKALRFGLKKVTGIDPDARSPFWLQRELMLSGQRPVNPATDVTNYVMLLLGAPMHAFDANRISGNLVVRNADEGTEFETLDHVKRTLSGEDVVICDDNGIQSLAGVMGGTKSEIADDTVDVYFESAIWDPITVARTSRRHKLSSEASRRFERGVDPAIVEVALDYAAKLLVEIAGGTIEDGRTLVGEVPARAAIEMRTAKPAEYAGVEYSRETVVKRLQEVGCEVEDKGETLLVTPATWRTDIAEDVDLIEEILRLEGLEDIPTILPTPVGGRGLTPAQKRRRAIGHGLAYAGYAEVLPSPFIANDTFDVWDLAADDERRKTVPVQNPLEADKAILGTTLLPNMLEALARNVARGRNDLALYGLQQVSFQRAETSPMPSVKARPAAEEITELVDSLPYQPLHVATVATGHIEHAGPWGAGRGYTYADAIESARLVARAAGVDLEVRASEELPWHPGRCAELIVNDEVVGHAGELHPQVLKALNLPARTCAMELDVTALPLDERFPAPVLSSFPALHQDLALVVDEDTPAEQVRRAVEEGAGELLESVELFDVFRGEQLGENKKSLAFQLAFRAADRTLTDEEVNDYRMAAVKSAEELVGAKMRD; this comes from the coding sequence ATGCTTATTTCCCAGAACTGGGTTACCCGTCTTCTCTCCGAGAACAATCCGGGGTGGAAAGTCAGCGCCGAGGAGCTGGACGCCGGTTACGTCCGCGTGGGCTTCGAAACCGAAGGCTACGAGTCGCTGCCGGAGATCGACGGTCCGCTGGTCATCGGCCAGGTCGTCGAGATTGAAGAGCTCACCCAATTTAAGAAGCCAATTCGCTACTGCCAGGTCAACGTCGGCGATGCTAACGGCACTGGCGAGCTGCAGGGCATCATCTGCGGCGCGCGCAACTTCCGCCTGAATGACTACGTTGTCGTCGCATTGCCGGGCTGTGAGCTGCCGGGCGGATTCAAGATTTCTGCGCGCGAGACCTACGACCATATCTCCAACGGCATGATGTGCTCTGCCGCCGAGATCGGCATGGCTGACAAGTCCGACGGCATTATTGCGCTTGGCGACGAATTCGCCTACCACATCGGCGAGGACGCTCGTCCGCTCATCGGTATGGATGACACCGTCTTCGACGTCAACATCACCCCGGACCGCGGCTATGCACTCTCCGCACGCGGTCTGACCCGCGAGATTGCCTCGGCTTTTGACCTGGACTACCGCGACCTGGCTGACCAGGGGGTCACCGAGCCTAATGCAGCGCTTATCGATGTCGACCTGCGCGAGGAAACCAAAGCCCTGCGCTTTGGCCTGAAGAAGGTCACTGGCATCGACCCGGATGCACGCAGCCCGTTCTGGCTGCAGCGCGAGTTGATGCTGTCTGGTCAGCGCCCGGTCAACCCAGCAACTGATGTGACCAACTACGTCATGCTGCTGCTGGGGGCCCCGATGCACGCCTTCGACGCGAACAGGATCAGCGGCAATCTGGTTGTGCGCAATGCTGACGAGGGCACCGAGTTCGAGACCCTGGACCATGTGAAGCGCACCCTGTCGGGTGAAGATGTCGTCATCTGCGATGACAACGGCATTCAGTCCCTGGCGGGTGTCATGGGTGGTACCAAGTCCGAAATTGCTGATGACACCGTGGATGTCTACTTCGAGTCCGCTATCTGGGACCCGATTACCGTGGCGCGCACCTCGCGTCGTCACAAGCTGAGCTCGGAGGCATCTCGTCGCTTCGAGCGCGGTGTGGACCCGGCCATCGTCGAGGTAGCGCTTGACTATGCAGCCAAGCTGCTCGTCGAGATCGCTGGCGGCACCATCGAGGATGGACGCACCCTAGTCGGTGAGGTTCCGGCACGTGCAGCCATCGAGATGCGTACGGCGAAGCCGGCGGAGTACGCGGGTGTGGAGTACTCGCGAGAGACCGTCGTCAAGCGTTTGCAGGAAGTGGGCTGCGAGGTCGAGGACAAGGGCGAGACCCTGCTGGTGACCCCGGCGACCTGGCGTACGGACATTGCAGAAGATGTCGACCTCATTGAGGAAATCCTGCGCCTGGAGGGCCTGGAGGATATCCCAACCATCCTGCCGACTCCGGTGGGCGGTCGCGGTCTGACCCCGGCGCAGAAGCGTCGTCGCGCGATTGGTCATGGTCTGGCTTATGCAGGTTATGCAGAGGTGCTGCCGAGCCCGTTTATCGCCAATGACACCTTTGATGTGTGGGACCTGGCAGCGGACGACGAGCGCCGCAAGACCGTCCCGGTGCAGAACCCACTGGAGGCCGACAAGGCCATTCTGGGCACCACGCTGCTGCCGAACATGCTCGAGGCGCTTGCTCGCAACGTGGCGCGCGGTCGCAATGACCTGGCGCTCTACGGTCTGCAGCAGGTGAGCTTCCAGCGCGCTGAGACCTCGCCGATGCCGTCGGTGAAGGCCCGTCCGGCCGCAGAAGAGATCACTGAGCTGGTGGATTCGCTGCCGTACCAGCCACTGCACGTCGCCACCGTGGCTACTGGTCACATTGAGCACGCTGGTCCGTGGGGTGCTGGTCGAGGCTACACCTACGCGGATGCGATTGAGTCCGCCCGCCTGGTCGCTCGCGCAGCGGGTGTGGACCTGGAGGTCCGTGCATCTGAGGAGCTGCCGTGGCACCCGGGCCGTTGTGCAGAGCTCATCGTCAACGATGAGGTCGTTGGCCACGCCGGTGAGCTGCATCCGCAGGTGCTCAAGGCACTGAACCTGCCGGCACGTACCTGCGCGATGGAGCTGGACGTGACCGCACTGCCGCTGGATGAGCGTTTCCCGGCTCCGGTGTTGAGCTCCTTCCCGGCGCTGCACCAGGACCTGGCGCTGGTTGTCGATGAAGACACCCCGGCTGAGCAGGTCCGCCGTGCCGTTGAAGAGGGCGCGGGCGAGCTGCTGGAAAGCGTTGAGCTTTTCGATGTCTTCCGCGGCGAGCAGCTCGGCGAGAACAAGAAGTCGCTGGCCTTCCAGCTGGCTTTCCGCGCTGCGGATCGCACGCTGACTGATGAAGAGGTCAACGACTACCGCATGGCGGCAGTGAAGTCGGCAGAGGAGCTGGTCGGCGCCAAGATGCGTGACTAA
- the argC gene encoding N-acetyl-gamma-glutamyl-phosphate reductase codes for MTLSVAIAGATGYAGSEILRLLLSHPAYLAGDLEIGALTAHSNAGQQVGALMPHLPQLAQRTIEDTTIENLRGHDVVFLALPHGHSAEIGKQVEDAIVIDCAADFRLRSEKAWDEYYGGEYFGSWPYGIPELPGNRENLRGAKRVAVPGCFPTAITLGALPAIAKQLIAPDLDVVAVTGVSGAGKKAAVPFSGAETMANLRAYSPGGTHRHTPEVVQNLEPFADGEVSVSFTPVLAPLPRGILATISAPLQDGVTQADVDAAYQDFYAEEAFCHVLPAGQQPQTQNVVGSNMAHMQAHVDERARRLVITCAIDNLTKGTAGAAVQCMNLALDFDETLGLPQAAVAP; via the coding sequence ATGACACTATCTGTAGCAATTGCTGGCGCTACCGGTTACGCCGGCTCGGAAATTCTGCGCCTGCTGCTCTCGCACCCTGCATACCTTGCAGGGGATCTTGAGATTGGGGCGTTGACCGCCCACTCCAATGCGGGACAGCAGGTCGGCGCATTGATGCCGCACCTGCCACAGCTGGCGCAGCGCACCATTGAAGACACCACGATCGAGAACCTGCGCGGTCACGACGTGGTGTTTTTGGCGTTGCCGCATGGTCACTCGGCGGAAATCGGCAAGCAGGTCGAGGATGCCATCGTGATTGACTGTGCTGCGGATTTCCGGCTGCGATCCGAAAAGGCCTGGGATGAGTACTACGGGGGTGAGTACTTCGGATCCTGGCCTTATGGCATCCCGGAGCTGCCGGGCAACCGCGAAAATCTGCGCGGTGCGAAAAGGGTAGCGGTGCCGGGTTGTTTCCCGACGGCGATTACGTTGGGGGCGCTGCCGGCTATCGCAAAGCAATTGATTGCTCCGGACCTGGATGTTGTCGCTGTTACCGGTGTTTCTGGTGCGGGCAAGAAGGCCGCGGTGCCGTTTAGTGGTGCAGAAACCATGGCGAACCTGCGTGCATATAGCCCGGGTGGCACGCACCGCCATACCCCGGAGGTCGTGCAGAACCTCGAGCCTTTCGCCGATGGTGAGGTTTCCGTGAGCTTTACCCCGGTGCTGGCTCCGTTGCCGCGTGGCATTCTTGCCACGATTAGCGCGCCGCTCCAAGACGGCGTTACTCAGGCAGACGTCGATGCCGCGTACCAGGACTTCTACGCCGAAGAAGCTTTCTGCCATGTGCTTCCGGCAGGTCAGCAGCCGCAGACTCAGAACGTGGTGGGTTCGAATATGGCGCATATGCAGGCCCACGTCGATGAGCGTGCACGACGATTGGTCATTACCTGCGCTATCGACAATCTCACCAAGGGCACGGCTGGCGCTGCAGTGCAGTGCATGAACCTCGCCCTTGATTTCGACGAAACCCTGGGTCTGCCGCAAGCGGCTGTGGCCCCTTAA
- the argJ gene encoding bifunctional glutamate N-acetyltransferase/amino-acid acetyltransferase ArgJ yields MTTLQGVTAAAGFSAAATTAGIKPSGKSDMALVVNQGPEFNAAGVFTRNRVVASPVKVSREALADGQLKAVLFNSGNANACNGTQGDADARAAVAAVAQQIGLEPAEVAACSTGLIGELLPMEKVQAGIDKLSGSLTENAGPEAAAAIMTTDTVEKQTEQTGDGWVLGGMGKGVGMMAPSLATMLVCLTTDASASPEALDKALKAACDKTFNTLDIDGSTSTNDTVILMANGASGVTPSQDELDAAVLTACADLADQLQADAEGVTKRVKITIEGTATDEQALNAARTLGRDNLFKCAMFGSDPNWGRVLAAVGMADAEMDPDKISVYFNDQPVCENSTGAPGAREVDLSGADIDVRVDLGTGGPGTAFVRTTDLSHSYVEINSAYSS; encoded by the coding sequence ATGACGACACTGCAAGGTGTAACTGCTGCAGCAGGATTTAGCGCTGCCGCGACCACCGCGGGCATTAAGCCCTCGGGCAAATCGGATATGGCATTGGTGGTCAACCAGGGCCCGGAATTTAACGCCGCGGGCGTATTCACCCGTAACCGCGTGGTGGCCTCGCCGGTGAAGGTCAGCCGCGAAGCGCTTGCCGATGGCCAACTCAAAGCCGTGCTCTTTAACTCCGGCAATGCCAATGCCTGCAACGGCACCCAGGGCGATGCGGATGCGCGCGCTGCAGTTGCTGCTGTGGCACAACAGATTGGGCTGGAGCCTGCCGAGGTTGCGGCGTGCTCGACTGGCCTGATTGGTGAGCTGCTGCCGATGGAGAAGGTGCAGGCGGGCATCGATAAGCTTTCTGGCTCTTTGACTGAGAATGCAGGTCCAGAGGCTGCAGCGGCGATTATGACCACCGATACCGTCGAAAAGCAGACCGAGCAGACCGGCGATGGCTGGGTGCTCGGTGGCATGGGCAAGGGTGTTGGCATGATGGCGCCGTCGCTGGCCACGATGTTGGTGTGCTTAACGACGGATGCCTCGGCCTCCCCGGAAGCCCTCGACAAAGCGCTCAAGGCGGCCTGCGATAAGACCTTCAACACCCTTGATATCGATGGCTCCACCTCGACCAATGACACCGTCATCCTCATGGCTAATGGTGCTTCTGGTGTGACGCCGAGCCAGGACGAGCTCGATGCGGCTGTGCTGACGGCGTGTGCTGACTTGGCAGACCAGCTGCAGGCCGATGCCGAGGGTGTGACCAAGCGCGTGAAGATCACCATCGAAGGCACCGCCACCGATGAGCAGGCGCTCAATGCTGCGCGCACGCTGGGTCGCGACAACCTGTTTAAGTGCGCGATGTTCGGCTCTGACCCGAACTGGGGCCGCGTGCTGGCAGCAGTTGGCATGGCAGATGCGGAGATGGATCCGGACAAGATTTCCGTGTACTTCAACGACCAGCCGGTCTGTGAGAACTCCACAGGTGCACCAGGTGCCCGTGAGGTGGATTTGAGCGGTGCAGATATCGATGTCCGCGTCGATCTTGGCACCGGCGGCCCGGGCACGGCCTTTGTGCGCACCACCGACCTGTCGCACTCGTACGTGGAAATCAACTCGGCGTACAGCTCGTAG
- the argB gene encoding acetylglutamate kinase — protein sequence MIPDLTDKDRAAVLAEALPWLQHYRDKIVVVKYGGNAMVDEDLKAAFAADMVFLRTVGAKPVVVHGGGPQINSMLGRLGIEGEFKGGFRVTTPEVMDVVRMVLFGQVGRGLVNLINSHGPYAVGTSGEDAGLFRATKRLVEVDGAPTDIGLVGNIVDVNPGAVMDIVEAGRIPVVSTIAPGDNGEIYNINADTAAGALASAIGAERLVILTNVEGLYTDWPNRDSLVSKIECTQLANILGGLDSGMIPKMESCLRAVQKGVSAAHVIDGRIAHAVLLELMTAGGIGTMVLPDDYDDANYPDGTVFRKDDKK from the coding sequence ATGATTCCTGATTTAACCGATAAGGATAGGGCAGCAGTCCTTGCTGAGGCACTGCCGTGGCTGCAGCACTACCGCGACAAGATTGTCGTCGTGAAGTACGGCGGCAACGCCATGGTCGACGAAGACCTCAAAGCCGCGTTTGCCGCGGACATGGTGTTCCTGCGCACCGTGGGTGCTAAGCCGGTCGTGGTGCACGGCGGGGGTCCGCAGATTAACTCCATGCTGGGTCGCCTCGGTATTGAGGGCGAGTTCAAGGGTGGATTCCGCGTGACCACCCCGGAGGTCATGGATGTCGTCCGCATGGTGCTCTTCGGCCAGGTCGGTCGCGGCCTGGTGAACCTGATTAACTCCCACGGACCCTACGCCGTGGGTACCTCCGGCGAGGACGCCGGACTCTTCCGCGCCACCAAGCGCCTCGTGGAGGTCGATGGCGCACCGACCGATATTGGGCTGGTGGGCAACATTGTCGATGTGAACCCGGGTGCGGTCATGGACATCGTCGAAGCAGGCCGCATTCCGGTCGTCTCCACGATTGCGCCTGGCGATAACGGCGAGATTTACAACATCAACGCCGATACGGCGGCGGGTGCGCTGGCCTCGGCTATTGGTGCTGAACGTCTGGTGATTCTCACCAACGTTGAAGGCCTGTACACCGACTGGCCGAATCGCGACTCGCTGGTGTCCAAGATTGAATGCACGCAGCTCGCGAACATCTTAGGCGGTCTAGACTCGGGCATGATCCCGAAGATGGAATCCTGCCTGCGCGCAGTGCAAAAGGGTGTCAGTGCCGCCCACGTCATCGATGGCCGCATCGCACACGCGGTGCTGCTGGAGCTGATGACTGCCGGTGGTATCGGCACGATGGTGCTCCCAGACGATTACGACGATGCCAACTACCCAGACGGCACCGTCTTTAGGAAGGACGATAAGAAATGA